The genomic interval AAGTCAAAGGTCAGCTGATCAGCTCTCCCACCTTCAATGCCTCAGGTCGGTGTTGGGTTccctctcctgctgcctcctccccagctctgaGTCACCTCCTGTCCACTTGGGAAGGGTTGGTCCCTGGCCCCACCGCTGCTCCAGGTTGCCCCAGTTGTGCCCCTGATCTTTGTTCCCTCCGTGTCCAGCTGCCCTGTTTggagaggctgccccccaagtgAAGTCAGAGCGGCTCCGGGGGCTGCTTGACCGGCAGCGGGCCCTGCAGGAGGCCCTGAGCCTGAAACTTCAGGAGCTACGAAAAGTGTGTCTCCAGGAGGCGGTGAGGGCCTGATCCTAAGGGTGTTGGTGTTGGGGTGAGGAGCCGGGGCGAGGTAGGCAATCAGGTGGTGATCACTGAGCCACTTGTCTGAGCTGTAGATTCTCCaaagctcagctcagatgtcttAGAATCAACAAAATATGGTAATATTTTACCACAACTCCCTGTCAATAATTTAGAAtccaaaaaacctcaaaaaaacaaacaaacaaaaaaccctcacaTAAGTTATTTCCAAAACTTGGCAGTGAAACCTGATCTGAACTGACATAAGGTGATTTATAGTTTCGATTTACCCCTCTTGCTGTGACTATCCACACAGTTTGCCAGAAATAATAATGCAGTTCAGAGCATGCAGCCCAGGCCTCAAAGAGTGTCATATAATATGTAGTATAAAGATGGTGTCACCTgtataaaaaatgaagaaattccgGATTCCGAAGCAGGTCTCCCTGCTTCCCATGCCCACTGCCCCAGGGATTTGGGCCAATGAGGGGCTGAGAGTCTGTGCCATACACCCGCCCAGTGGAGtattgggaggaggaagagaacagGCGTGGATGCCGAGTAGGGCTGGGGTCCTAGTAGGACTTCTGTAGATTCAGGCTGCTTTGCCACATCCTCCCCAACTAATCCTGTGGTCTCTGACATATGCCTTCGTTCACCCAGGAGCTGACTGGCCAACTGCCCCCCGAGTGCCCACTGGAGCCTGGAGAACGGCCCCAGTTGGTCCGCCGGCGGCCCCCTGCAGCCCGAGCCTACCCTCCACCACACCCCAACCCAGCACACCACTCCTTATGTCCCGCTGAGGTGAGCAGATGGGCACACAGAGCAAGATGGGGGTGGGACAGGTACAGGGGAGGAGGAGCCGGgaggaagcagagggcaggctgTGTCCAGGGGAAGGAGAGGCTAAGGGAAAAAGGCACCGAGCTTGAGGGAGGTGGGTTCCAGGACTGAGAGAGAGGATGCTGGTCCCTAACTGTCAGGATCGGCTTTTCACccttgcccccccaccccccaccccaagatgCATAGGCTCAGCCCGAATcaacccaggccctgcctccagtgcagcctggctctgccaccgcCTGCTTACTATGCTTGACCATTTCTAACATTTTGGTCCCACTCGGGTGGACCCCACAGGAGCTGGCGCTCGAGGCCCTGGAACGCGAGGTGTCAGTGCAGCAGCAGATTACGGCAGCTGCCCGCCGCCTGGCCTTGGCCCCCGAGCTGAATGCCGAGCAGCGCCGGCGTCGGCGCCAGGTCCAGGCAGATGCGCTGCGGAGGCTGCACGAGCTGGAGGAGCAGCTGGGGGATGTCCGGGCCCGCCTGGGCCTCCCGGTGCTCCCGCCTCTCCAGCCCCTGCCACTGTCCACCGGCGCAGTTATCACCACCCAGGGAGTCTGCCTGGGCACACGTCTCACTCAGCTCAGCCAAGGTGAGCCAGGCCCTGTCACCCCACCAGTGAAAGCTGGAGGGTGGGCATGGTAGGGGTGGGGTATGTGAGCAGCCAGTGAAAAGTGGGAGGGAGGTGGAACTTAAGGAATTATGATTAACTGACTCTTGGGCAAGGGTGGGGCCACTGGGAATAGGCATCAGGGAAGTGAGAGATCAAGCCCTTGGTGATCTTAGATTTAGATAAAGGTGGATTCTTGGGAAGCaaagggggtgaggaggagacTTCCCAGTGGTGTAAGGGGATGGCACCCAGGCTTTGTATTGATAGGCCCGGTTCTCCCCCTTCTCACCTGTAGAGGACGTAGTTCTGCACTCAGAGAGCAGCTCCCTCTCAGAGTCTGGGGCCAGCCATGATAACGGTGAGGACCTGTCTCTCCCACATCTGCCCATCCTTTGATGCTCAGCCCTCACCTTCCCTCTTCAGCTCTTTTGAGCCATGCCCCATCCTCCTGTGGAACCCCCATCTTCTTTGCTTCACTCCATCCTGCCCCATCAGCCCCAGTTCTCACCTCATCCTTCAGCTCCTCCTCAGCCTGTCCcgccctctgccccccaccccccgcctccctAGTCCCCACCCTTTGCTTTGCCTGCAACCCTTCGGGTACCCTCTCATTGACTTCTCCCCTACTTTCTCCATTCCACCCAGAGGAGCCCCGTGGCTGCTTCCCTCTGGCTGAGCGCCCCTCACCACCCAAAGCCTGGGACCAGCTGCGGGCAGTATCTGGGGGCAGCCCTGAGCGGCGAACCCCATGGAAAGCACCCCCGTCGGATCTTTATGGGGATCTGAAGAGCCGGCGGAACTCTGTGGCCAGCCCCACCAGGTGAGGGTGAgcccctgccctccttccccaggaGTCAGGAGTGGAGCCTAAgcctgggctggcagggggtcCCACTGGTGGTTACAGTCTCTAACCTGGACCCCCACCTGGGCCTGCCCGTCTCTGTCTAGCCCCACACGCTCGCTGCCCAGGAGTGCCTCCAGTTTTGAGGGACGAAGTGTGCCTGCCACCCCTGTCCTCACCCGGGGCGCTGGCCCCCAGCTCTGCAAGTAAGTGGACTCTGAGGGTGAGTTTGAGGACCAGAGGAGGGAACTAGTAGCTCTAACTGGGGGTATCAGGGAGA from Vicugna pacos chromosome X, VicPac4, whole genome shotgun sequence carries:
- the CCDC120 gene encoding coiled-coil domain-containing protein 120 isoform X1 — protein: MEVKGQLISSPTFNASAALFGEAAPQVKSERLRGLLDRQRALQEALSLKLQELRKVCLQEAELTGQLPPECPLEPGERPQLVRRRPPAARAYPPPHPNPAHHSLCPAEELALEALEREVSVQQQITAAARRLALAPELNAEQRRRRRQVQADALRRLHELEEQLGDVRARLGLPVLPPLQPLPLSTGAVITTQGVCLGTRLTQLSQEDVVLHSESSSLSESGASHDNEEPRGCFPLAERPSPPKAWDQLRAVSGGSPERRTPWKAPPSDLYGDLKSRRNSVASPTSPTRSLPRSASSFEGRSVPATPVLTRGAGPQLCKPEGLHSRQWSGSQDSQMGFPRADPVSDRASLFAARTRRSNSSEALLVDRAAGGGAGSPPAPLVPPAAGPPVCKSSEVLYERPQPTPAFSSRTAGPPDPPRAARPSSAAPASRGAPRLPPVCGDFLLDYSLDRGLPRGGGGTGWGELLPTAEVPGPLSRRDGLLAMLPGPPPVYAADGSSPLLRSKDPHSRAARTKPCGLPLEAAEGPEVHPNPLLWMPPPARLPPAAERSGHKNLALEGLRDWYIRNSGLAAGPQRRPVLPAMGPQHPPFLHARCYEVGQALYGAPSQAPLPHSRSFTAPPVSGRYGGCFY